The following proteins are co-located in the Naumovozyma dairenensis CBS 421 chromosome 9, complete genome genome:
- the YBP2 gene encoding Ybp2p (similar to Saccharomyces cerevisiae YBP1 (YBR216C) and YBP2 (YGL060W); ancestral locus Anc_6.112) produces the protein MVEKEMVETTSTICENLVRAFDEQKDDPLSLVTIIDVYAEKVNTDTRSIKDKVEYLQTLLSLLQRNPDILYEISWDLPKALLDFFTLRNMQEQLPLNKNQIVMNVMKCFSEIATTGNPKECLMTGCELLSDLSLEEQEIQTEQVSPAPNKQEGKEDIDVNELITPETILSLKLYAFIELLGGVLNRIETLYPSKFLVMVSTSLMKFIRESTEKLNNPSFLLRRVYSFCHNYQFYSIDKTSEGAQDLSTEALKKLSKDETDLQKKIIGGLFTFALGNCLKNNAVEYEIRYFKSLSNKEEGLNLHVVEFSEKYLELVKQYNIDFKPEFSKILEESRRIYRALPKSIEENDKTQQSALNQVIYQLSYTYELKKAAEEISIELNSDGMLILSAMFYSEEGISLLNIEDAIYLYLRYSTMSLYAELLHNKGAEAIIRFWLWVTITQEPITSIKDRLKNIPSYILTGFLQMLLLKTCTERDSIVITSSFTLLTRLLCLTPEKIAFDFILDTLLSCPYVHAKSAVLEILKDLTTKTNQILDDNDDSDESGLNEKLSELVLKDDKSNKAPSLPPRPYILINEDRMASIHSIALFTIRNVLATSKASKIDLLLILNYMSFFVSLRYRWNNVLLQVIHDEIENKFNTRIYEDNPEIGFIKIANDTLGEYLETASA, from the coding sequence ATGGTAGAAAAAGAGATGGTCGAAACTACATCAACTATCTGTGAAAATCTTGTTAGAGCATTCGATGAGCAGAAAGACGACCCATTATCATTGGTAACAATCATCGATGTTTATGCTGAAAAAGTCAATACCGATACTAGATCTATCAAGGACAAAGTTGAATACCTGCAGACATTATTGTCActtcttcaaagaaatcccgatatattatatgaaatCAGTTGGGATCTTCCAAAAGCCCTCTTAGACTTTTTCACATTGAGAAACATGCAAGAACAATTACCTTTAaacaaaaatcaaataGTTATGAATGTGATGAAATGTTTTAGCGAAATTGCGACTACTGGTAATCCTAAGGAATGCTTGATGACTGGATGTGAGCTACTTTCAGATTTATCCTTGGAAGAGCAGGAGATCCAGACGGAACAAGTATCGCCTGCTCCGAACAAACAAGAAGGTAAAGAGGATATTGACGTTAATGAGTTGATAACTCCCGAGACAATTCtatctttgaaattatatGCATTTATCGAATTGTTAGGTGGGGTTTTGAACAGAATTGAAACTCTATATCCATCTAAGTTTTTGGTAATGGTCTCCACTTCTCTCATGAAATTCATTAGAGAAAGTAcagaaaaattgaataaccCGAGCTTCTTATTACGTCGTGTCTATTCTTTTTGTCACAACTACCAATTCTATTCAATTGATAAGACTTCCGAAGGCGCACAAGATTTATCCACCGAAGCTTTGAAGAAGTTGTCTAAAGATGAGACGGATTtgcaaaagaaaataatcgGTGGATTATTTACGTTTGCTCTTGGAAATTGTTTAAAGAATAATGCTGTGGAGTATGAGATTAGATACTTCAAGTCTCTTtcaaacaaagaagaaggattAAATTTACATGTCGTTGAGTTCTCTGAAAAGTACCTCGAATTGGTAAAACAATATAACATTGATTTCAAACCTGAATTTAGCAAAATTTTGGAAGAATCGCGAAGAATATATCGAGCGTTACCAAAatctattgaagaaaatgacaAAACGCAGCAGTCTGCCCTCAACCAGGTTATCTACCAACTATCATATACTTATGAGCTTAAAAAAGCAGCAGAAGAGATATCTATCGAATTAAACTCAGACGGTATGCTTATTTTGTCGGCTATGTTTTATTCTGAAGAAGgtatatctttattaaatattgaagatgCCATATATTTGTACTTAAGATACTCTACCATGTCATTATATGCAGAGTTGCTTCATAATAAGGGTGCAGAAGcaattattagattttGGCTCTGGGTCACAATCACACAAGAACCTATCACTTCGATCAAAGATAGACTAAAAAATATCCcatcatatatattaacGGGGTTTCTACAAATGTTACTATTAAAGACATGTACCGAGAGGGATAGCATCGTTATTACATCCAGCTTTACATTATTGACACGACTTCTATGTTTAACTCCTGAAAAAATCGCATTTGATTTTATCCTAGATACTTTATTGTCATGCCCATACGTTCACGCAAAATCAGCTGTTCTGGAGATTTTAAAGGATTTAACGACTAAGACTAACCAAATTTTAGATGACAATGATGATTCTGATGAAAGTGGTTTAAATGAGAAATTATCTGAACttgttttgaaagatgaCAAGTCGAACAAGGCCCCATCTTTACCCCCAAGACcatatattcttattaaCGAAGATAGAATGGCATCTATCCATAGCATAGCATTGTTCACTATCCGTAATGTACTTGCTACCTCTAAAGCCAGTAAGATTGATCTtttgttgatattgaaCTATATGAGTTTCTTTGTTAGTTTAAGGTATAGATGGAACAATGTTTTATTACAGGTAATtcatgatgaaattgaaaacaaattCAATACTAGAATATATGAGGATAATCCAGAAATTGgatttattaagattgCCAATGATACATTGGGGGAATATCTAGAAACTGCGTCAGCATAG
- the PKP2 gene encoding protein kinase PKP2 (similar to Saccharomyces cerevisiae YGL059W; ancestral locus Anc_6.110), with translation MFTSLTPKGKLLRNSKRYIHSVKTSNISSVPDFTKYSPTRPINEELTPYIYETLQGYRSESRYVNPQHYYHNDTVLIKDYLQKSPHAVSLTQLAQYYDDSTTLTKHKIINSGRFVKEELAIRMAHKIHKLQKLPFNVVNNFHLAQVYESYYNIFERFRKYPRIKTIDDNYKFCEFIKRILQDFNSLNLPHLVMGALECNVLDLLPREEIDSLLSSLLRARISRRLIVEEHLSITANYLSGKKENTLVLGDIFQECVAMDYLIRASKISEKFVQDMYFDSIPLPKLIVEGDTKLKFYFLPTHLEYILGEILRNIYEATIKDYIRKGIDKPEPIVVTIVKTEDSFLFRFADKAGGILHHDENIWSFGKSKERSIESLENFHKLPGLQTVAIYDHLYQSSSSSSPSSLKAFKVDGNDQMTRTNAANRPYLHTSLEAMGHPNLTKGAYKFEMPLIEMLERAPRYKLGIGLAMCKTYAEYWNGDLTLNSIPGYGTDTTLKLGNLMAHTNKLQLDKV, from the coding sequence ATGTTTACATCACTGACTCCAAAGGGTAAGCTGCTTCGAAATTCCAAAAGATATATACATTCAGTAAAGACATCGAATATTTCATCGGTCCCAGATTTCACCAAATATTCCCCAACGAGACCAATCAATGAGGAATTAACACCGTACATCTATGAAACATTACAAGGTTATCGATCTGAATCACGATACGTTAACCCAcagcattattatcataatgATACTGTTCTTATAAAGGACTATTTACAAAAATCACCTCATGCAGTCTCATTGACTCAATTAGCTCAATATTATGACGATTCTACGACATTAACTAAACATAAGATTATAAATTCCGGAAGATTCGTAAAAGAGGAATTAGCTATCAGGATGGCTCATAAGATCCATAAGTTACAAAAATTGCCTTTTAATGtagttaataatttccatCTTGCCCAAGTTTATGaatcatattataatatttttgaaagatttagaaaatatcCTCGGATTAAAactattgatgataattaTAAGTTTTGTGAATTTATCAAACGGATCTTGCaagattttaattctttaaatctACCTCATTTAGTTATGGGTGCTCTGGAGTGTAACGTCTTGGACTTATTGCCGAGAGAAGAGATTGATAGTTTGCTATCCAGTTTACTGAGAGCAAGGATTTCAAGGAGATTGATTGTGGAGGAACATTTAAGTATAACTGCCAATTATTTGAGTGGTAAGAAGGAAAATACGTTAGTGTTGGGTGATATCTTCCAAGAATGTGTTGCCATGGATTACTTGATAAGAGCAAGTAAAATATCCGAGAAGTTTGTTCAAGATATGTATTTTGATTCTATTCCTTTACCCAAATTAATCGTTGAAGGTGATACAAAATTGAAGTTTTATTTCTTACCAACTCATTTAGAATATATCTTGGGTGAGATCTTACGAAATATTTATGAGGCAACAATCAAAGATTATATCAGGAAAGGAATAGATAAACCTGAACCGATAGTGGTTACTATTGTTAAGACTGAagattcatttttattccGGTTTGCAGATAAAGCGGGTGGTATTTTACATcatgatgaaaatatttggtCCTTTGGTAAATCAAAGGAAAGATCTATTGAATCATTAGAGAATTTCCATAAATTACCTGGATTGCAAACTGTTGCCATATATGATCATTTATATCAATCGTCGTCGTCTTCGTCGCCATCATCGTTGAAAGCTTTTAAAGTCGACGGGAATGATCAAATGACAAGGACCAATGCAGCAAATAGACCATATTTACATACATCTTTGGAAGCAATGGGCCATCCTAATTTGACGAAAGGTGCttataaatttgaaatgcCACTCATTGAAATGTTGGAACGTGCTCCACGATATAAACTTGGTATTGGTCTGGCCATGTGTAAGACCTACGCGGAATATTGGAATGGTGATTTGACATTGAACTCTATACCGGGATATGGAACTGATACAACTTTAAAGTTAGGAAATTTAATGGCGCATACGAACAAATTACAATTAGATAAAGTATAG
- the PYC1 gene encoding pyruvate carboxylase 1 (similar to Saccharomyces cerevisiae PYC2 (YBR218C) and PYC1 (YGL062W); ancestral locus Anc_6.115), which produces MSNKKFNGIRDNFNLLGPKNKILVANRGEIPIRIFRTSHELSMKTVAIYSHEDRLSTHRLKADESYVIGEPNQFTPVGAYLAIDEIINIAKKHNVDFIHPGYGFLSENSEFADKVAKNGIAWVGPPASVIDSVGDKVSARHLAERANVPTVPGTPGPIKSAKEAEEFVAKYGFPVIIKAAFGGGGRGMRVVREGDDIADAFQRASSEAVTAFGNGTCFVERFLNKPKHIEVQLLADNYGNVIHLFERDCSVQRRHQKVVEVAPAKTLPRDIRNAILTDAVKLAKECGYKNAGTAEFLVDDQNRHYFIEINPRIQVEHTITEEITGIDIVAAQIQIAAGASLEQLGLLQDKITTRGFAIQCRITTEDPAKNFQPDTGRIEVYGSAGGNGVRLDGGNAYAGAIISPHYDSMLVKCSCSGSTYEVVRRKMIRALIEFRIRGVKTNIPFLLTLLTHPVFISGQYWTTFIDDTPQLFQMVSSQNRAQKLLHYLADIAVNGSSIKGQVGIPRLTKIPDIPPLYDTNNNKIDVLKTPPPAGWRQVLLEKGPVEFAKQVRQFQGTLLMDTTWRDAHQSLLATRVRTYDLATIAPTTAHALSGAFALECWGGATFDVAMRFLHEDPWARLRTLRKLVPNIPFQMLLRGANGVAYSSLPDNAIDHFVKQAKDNGVDIFRVFDALNDLDQLKVGVDAVKKAGGVVEATLCYSGDMLAKGKKYNLDYYLEVTDKIVQMGTHFLGIKDMAGTMKPAAAKLLIGSIRAKYPDLPIHVHTHDSAGTAVSSMAAAAVSGADVVDVAINSMSGLTSQPSINALLASLDGEIDTGINVQHVRDLDAYWAEMRLLYSCFGADLKGPDPEVYQHEIPGGQLTNLLFQAQQLGLGEQWAETKRAYREANHLLGDIVKVTPTSKVVGDLAQFMVSNKLTSDDVKRLANSLDFPDSVMDFFEGLMGQPYGGFPEPLRSDILRNKRRKLTSRPGLELAPFDLNTIREDLQTRFGDDIDECDVASYNMYPKVYEDFQKIRETYGDLSVLPTKNFLAPAEIGEEIEIVIEQGKTLIVKLQAIGDLNKKTGIREVYFELNGEMRKIGTLDRSQKVETVAKPKADGHNPFQIGAPMAGVIVEVRVHKGSLVKKGEAVAVLSAMKMEMIISSPTDGQVKDVLVNDGENVEASDLLVLLEETEIPEEA; this is translated from the coding sequence ATGTCGaacaaaaaattcaatggtATCAGAGACAACTTCAACCTCCTTGGTCCGAAAAACAAGATCCTTGTAGCAAATAGAGGGGAAATTCCAATAAGAATCTTCAGAACCTCCCATGAATTATCGATGAAAACAGTAGCCATCTATTCCCATGAAGATCGTCTTTCCACACATAGATTAAAGGCAGATGAATCATACGTAATTGGTGAACCAAATCAATTCACTCCTGTCGGTGCATATTTGGCCATCGATGAGATTATTAACATTGCAAAGAAACATAATGTAGATTTCATTCATCCTGGGTATGGGTTCCTTTCTGAAAATTCTGAATTCGCTGATAAAGTTGCAAAAAATGGTATCGCTTGGGTCGGTCCACCTGCTTCTGTCATTGATTCCGTAGGGGATAAAGTCTCTGCAAGACATTTGGCTGAAAGAGCCAATGTTCCAACTGTTCCGGGGACACCTGGTCCAATTAAGTCAGCTAAGGAAGCTGAAGAATTTGTGGCTAAATATGGATTCCCCGTAATTATTAAAGCTGCAtttggtggtggtggtagAGGTATGAGAGTTGTTAGAGAAGGTGATGATATCGCTGATGCGTTCCAACGTGCCTCTTCCGAAGCTGTTACCGCGTTTGGTAATGGGACTTGCTTCGTGGAAAGATTCTTGAATAAACCAAAACATATAGAGGTTCAACTATTGGCCGATAATTATGGGAATGTCATTCATTTGTTTGAAAGAGATTGTTCTGTTCAAAGAAGACACCAAAAAGTGGTCGAGGTAGCCCCAGCAAAGACTTTACCAAGAGATATACGTAACGCTATCTTGACAGATGCTGTGAAATTAGCTAAAGAATGTGGATATAAAAACGCCGGTACTGCAGAATTCTTAGTTGATGATCAAAATAGAcattatttcattgaaatcaatCCAAGAATTCAAGTGGAACATACTATTACAGAAGAAATTACAGGAATTGACATCGTTGCAGctcaaattcaaatcgCTGCTGGTGCATCTTTGGAACAGTTAGGTCTTCTACAAGATAAGATTACAACAAGAGGGTTCGCTATTCAATGCCGTATCACTACTGAAGATCCAGCTAAAAATTTCCAACCTGATACTGGTAGAATAGAAGTCTATGGTTCAGCTGGCGGTAATGGTGTCAGATTAGATGGAGGAAACGCATACGCTGGTGCAATTATTTCTCCTCATTACGATTCCATGTTGGTGAAATGTTCTTGTTCCGGTTCCACTTATGAAGTAGTACGTCGTAAAATGATTCGTGCGCTAATTGAATTCAGAATTAGAGGTGTCAAGACAAATATCCCATTTCTCTTGACATTATTGACTCATCCAGTCTTCATAAGTGGCCAATATTGGACCACTTTCATTGATGATACCCCACAACTATTCCAAATGGTGTCTTCTCAAAATAGAGCTCAAAAATTATTGCATTATTTGGCCGATATTGCTGTTAATGGATCGTCCATTAAGGGCCAAGTCGGCATTCCAAGATTAACTAAAATTCCAGATATCCCACCTTTATAtgatacaaataataataaaattgacGTATTAAAGACGCCACCACCAGCTGGTTGGAGACAAGTCCTATTAGAAAAGGGTCCAGTCGAATTTGCTAAACAAGTAAGACAATTCCAAGGTACATTATTAATGGATACCACATGGAGAGATGCCCATCAATCTTTATTAGCAACAAGAGTTAGAACTTATGATTTAGCAACAATTGCTCCAACAACTGCTCATGCCCTATCTGGTGCATTTGCTCTTGAATGCTGGGGTGGCGCTACCTTTGATGTCGCAATGAGATTCTTACATGAAGATCCATGGGCACGTCTAAGAACTTTAAGAAAATTAGTTCCAAATATTCCATTCCAAATGTTATTACGTGGTGCCAATGGTGTAGCTTACTCTTCATTGCCAGATAATGCTATTGATCATTTTGTGAAACAAGCAAAGGATAATGGTGTGGATATATTTAGAGTTTTTGATGCCTTGAACGATCTAGACCAATTGAAAGTAGGTGTTGATGCGGTTAAGAAAGCTGGTGGTGTCGTGGAAGCTACCCTATGTTACTCCGGTGATATGCTAGCAAAAGGCAAGAAATATAACTTGGATTACTATTTAGAAGTTACTGATAAGATTGTCCAAATGGGTACGCATTTTTTAGGTATTAAAGATATGGCAGGTACTATGAAACCAGCTGCTgctaaattattaattggGTCAATTAGAGCTAAATATCCAGATCTACCAATTCATGTTCATACTCACGATTCTGCTGGTACAGCCGTATCTTCAATGGCTGCTGCTGCAGTATCTGGGGCTGACGTTGTTGATGTTGCTATCAATTCTATGTCTGGTTTGACTTCCCAACCTTCTATTAATGCATTATTAGCTTCTCTTGATGGCGAAATTGATACTGGTATTAATGTTCAACATGTTCGTGACTTGGATGCTTACTGGGCTGAAATGAGATTACTGTACTCTTGTTTTGGTGCCGACTTGAAAGGTCCTGATCCGGAAGTCTATCAACATGAAATTCCAGGTGGCCAGTTAACCaatttattattccaaGCCCAACAACTGGGTCTAGGAGAACAATGGGCTGAAACAAAAAGAGCATATAGAGAAGCCAACCATTTATTAGGTGATATTGTTAAGGTTACTCCTACTTCCAAGGTTGTTGGTGATTTAGCGCAATTTATGGTCAGCAACAAATTGACTTCAGATGATGTTAAACGCTTGGCCAATTCCTTAGATTTCCCAGATTCCGTTATGGATTTTTTCGAGGGTTTAATGGGCCAACCATATGGTGGATTCCCTGAACCACTAAGATCAGATATTTTgagaaataaaagaagaaaattgaCAAGCCGTCCGGGTTTAGAATTAGCTCCCTTCGATTTGAATACTATTAGGGAAGATCTACAAACAAGATTTGGTGATGATATCGATGAGTGTGATGTTGCTTCATACAACATGTATCCAAAGGTATATGAagatttccaaaaaatcaGAGAAACGTACGGGGACTTATCTGTTTTACCAACGAAAAACTTCTTGGCTCCAGCTGAAATCGGtgaagaaatagaaatagTTATTGAGCAAGGTAAAACTTTGATTGTTAAACTTCAGGCTATTGGTGACTTGAACAAGAAAACTGGTATCAGAGAAGTTTACTTTGAATTGAATGGTGAAATGAGAAAAATCGGGACCCTAGATAGATCCCAAAAGGTGGAAACTGTTGCGAAACCAAAGGCTGACGGTCATAACCCATTCCAAATTGGTGCCCCAATGGCTGGTGTAATCGTCGAAGTCAGAGTTCATAAGGGTTCATTAGTCAAGAAAGGTGAAGCTGTCGCTGTCTTAAGTGCTATGAAGATGGAAATGATTATTTCATCTCCAACTGATGGTCAGGTAAAAGATGTGTTAGTGAACGATGGTGAAAACGTTGAGGCCTCCGATCTTTTAGTATTACTAGAAGAAACTGAAATTCCGGAAGAAGCATGA
- the DUO1 gene encoding Duo1p (similar to Saccharomyces cerevisiae DUO1 (YGL061C); ancestral locus Anc_6.114): MSEELIDDSTINKLIPQIFDQMKSNFDATTTTMGSRTRRDTTNFSMSSSFTSTQSLLKELESLDKIIGMIENVDKTLKSASPQHLNRIYEVCKSTNTILDSWIDIQSQAGYITRLMNDPVYLKYSSDQLFNDDNADEYLALEVEETEKLKKQIEIEQQRKLLATTERQTLSNSRPQVNVRSRTHVSKPVVRRPVPTDSRGNRPKPSGIPTIPTRLARSTASSSRKMFR; encoded by the coding sequence ATGTCCGAAGAACTAATTGATGATTCAACTATCAACAAGTTAATCCCCCAAATATTTGATCAAATGAAATCTAATTTCGACGCCACAACAACTACAATGGGTTCCAGAACAAGGCGAGATACaactaatttttcaatgtcatcatcattcaCATCTACTCAGTCACTTTTAAAGGAACTAGAATCACTCGATAAAATAATTGGAATGATCGAGAACGTAGATAAGACCTTGAAAAGTGCCTCCCCTCAACATTTAAATAGAATTTATGAAGTTTGCAAATCGACTAATACTATACTAGATTCATGGATAGATATTCAATCACAAGCAGGATACATTACTAGGTTAATGAATGATCCTGTATACTTGAAGTATAGTAGTGACcaattattcaatgatgACAATGCAGATGAATATTTAGCTTTGGAGGttgaagaaactgaaaagTTGAAGAAGCAAATAGAAATAGAGCAACAGAGGAAGTTGTTAGCAACAACAGAAAGACAAACCCTCTCTAATTCAAGACCTCAAGTTAATGTAAGGAGTAGAACACATGTTTCTAAACCAGTAGTACGTAGACCAGTACCTACGGACTCTAGAGGGAACAGACCTAAACCTTCTGGAATACCGACAATACCCACAAGATTAGCAAGGTCGACAGCAAGTAGCTCTAGAAAAATGTTTAGATGA
- the NDAI0I01670 gene encoding uncharacterized protein, translating into MSVDTKRKWNKYFAYTGDVANYNIEYEDFEYAKHGALVNASFADMVLNNDTKFPAYVCQNAVSNLLIHGVKNDYFVEKYKPFWLIGYSMINLRRHDYGAEFFYSDLQYMTQLAACLQQTDNRLWERFNKIDVDVVRFAHQCGRHRQFKELKDFLMDGRQGFIRKHMDLNKGEMLEDDIKGSADDFYKPLCDHHPLFSYEEIDVADILKDILTSED; encoded by the coding sequence ATGTCTGTGGATactaaaagaaaatggaataAGTACTTCGCTTACACAGGAGATGTTGCAAATTACAACATTGAATACGAAGATTTCGAGTATGCCAAACATGGTGCATTGGTCAATGCTTCTTTCGCTGATATGGTACTGAACAATGATACAAAATTTCCTGCATATGTTTGCCAGAATGCTGTTTCGAATCTATTGATCCATGGTGTTAAAAACGATTATTTTGTTGAGAAATATAAACCTTTCTGGTTAATCGGTTATTCCATGATTAATCTCCGTCGTCATGATTATGGAGCAGAGTTTTTTTATAGTGATTTACAGTATATGACGCAGCTGGCAGCTTGTTTACAGCAGACAGACAATAGACTATGGGAACGTTTTAACAAaattgatgttgatgtGGTTCGATTTGCTCATCAATGTGGTAGGCACCGGCAGTTTAAGGAACTTAAAGACTTTTTAATGGATGGACGTCAAGGCTTCATCCGTAAGCATATGGATTTAAATAAAGGGGAGATGCTTGAAGACGACATAAAAGGAAGTGCTGATGATTTTTATAAGCCATTGTGTGATCATCATCCATTATTCAGTTACGAAGAAATAGATGTGGCagatattttaaaagatatacTGACCTCTGAAGACTGA
- the NDAI0I01680 gene encoding uncharacterized protein, whose protein sequence is MYIDILNKIEEKYYKACYAAYNYDFDNFVANFEPENLPSYYYVGYEFDENEDPDPSTLESLTNQHELTYYIVRGVRFSFYFAWQLRHSDLPLCAEIYRAISARFIMSNYLEDDFIKEHIPACLWYPNIPKKETCFKLLEISNDYKYSLGALAGLNNWGDLFSKCDFEFIDSYIWTILRSFERHEMLDILLPKKQMGEFLEKSDGSVTLNPELEDFDGNEYIHKKASTISDYLEQFGPGIMVRFHTINKENLKWVDRQGECDGPAFRSDITGIGFVQHVNLERLTHLNNRMEELYM, encoded by the coding sequence ATGTACATTGACATTTTAAATAAGATCGAAGAAAAATACTATAAAGCTTGCTATGCTGCTTACAATTATGATTTTGATAACTTCGTGGCAAATTTTGAACCTGAAAACCTTCCTTCTTATTACTATGTAGGATATGAGTTTGACGAAAATGAAGATCCAGACCCTTCCACACTGGAATCTCTTACCAACCAACATGAATTAACTTATTATATTGTCAGAGGTGTCCGTTTCagtttttattttgcttGGCAGTTGAGGCACTCAGATTTGCCACTATGTGCAGAGATTTATAGGGCCATCTCAGCTCGGTTCATAATGAGTAACTATTTAGAGGATGATTTCATTAAGGAACACATCCCTGCATGTCTGTGGTACCCCAATATACCAAAGAAGGAAACGTGTTTCAAGTTACTCGagatttcaaatgattatAAGTATAGTCTGGGGGCTCTAGCTGGACTGAATAATTGGGGCGATTTATTCAGTAAGTGTGATTTTGAGTTCATAGATAGCTATATATGGACTATCTTACGTTCTTTTGAAAGACATGAGATGTTGGATATTTTATTACCGAAAAAGCAAATGGGTGAATTTCTAGAAAAATCTGATGGAAGTGTCACATTAAATCCAGAATTGGAGGATTTCGATGGAAACGAGTACATACACAAAAAGGCATCCACGATTAGTGATTATCTGGAGCAATTTGGACCTGGGATTATGGTTAGATTTCATACCATCAACAAAGAGAATTTGAAGTGGGTAGACCGGCAGGGTGAATGCGATGGACCGGCATTTAGGTCTGATATTACAGGTATTGGATTTGTGCAACACGTTAATTTAGAAAGATTAACGCATTTGAACAACAGAATGGAGGAGTTATATATGTGA